One Coffea arabica cultivar ET-39 chromosome 5c, Coffea Arabica ET-39 HiFi, whole genome shotgun sequence DNA window includes the following coding sequences:
- the LOC113689840 gene encoding nicotinamide/nicotinic acid mononucleotide adenylyltransferase-like encodes MTLPMDKLCLGLIDPQDDPQSSEIKKTYVVLVSTGSFNPPTYMHMRCFELARDALNSAGFCVIGGYMSPVNDAYKKKGLISAEHRLAMCNLACRSSEFVMVDPWEANQSTYQRTLTVLSRIKSALCESGRIFSGTLKVMLICGSDLVESFSTPGVWIRDQVEAICRDFGLVCIRRHGQDVEKMINDDDILNNFKNNIKIVDEVVPNGISSTGLRDCISRGLSVKYLTADEVIGYIKQHDLYTT; translated from the exons ATGACATTGCCAATGGATAAATTGTGTTTAGGGTTGATCGATCCACAGGATGATCCACAAAGTTCTGAAATCAA GAAAACATATGTGGTTCTAGTATCGACAGGAAGCTTCAACCCTCCTACATACATGCACATGCGGTGTTTCG AGTTGGCAAGAGACGCACTAAATTCAGCTGGGTTTTGCGTAATTGGAGGTTATATGTCACCTGTAAATGATGCTTATAAGAAAAAG GGTCTCATATCTGCTGAACATCGTCTTGCAATGTGCAATTTGGCCTGCAGAAGTTCTGAGTTTGTGATGGTGGACCCCTGGGAG GCAAATCAGAGTACTTATCAACGGACATTGACAGTTTTGTCCAGAATCAAGAGTGCATTATGTGAGAGTGGCCGGATATTCAGTG GTACCCTTAAGGTCATGCTAATATGTGGTTCTGACCTGGTAGAATCATTCAGCACCCCTGGAGTATGGATCCGTGATCAG GTTGAGGCAATATGCAGAGATTTTGGGTTGGTTTGCATTCGCAGACATGGTCAGGATGTTGAGAAGATGATCAATGATGATGACATTCTGAACAATTTTAAG AATAACATCAAAATTGTTGACGAAGTGGTGCCAAATGGAATCAGTTCAACAGGATTGAG GGACTGCATTTCGAGGGGCTTGTCTGTGAAATATTTAACTGCTGATGAAGTAATTGGTTATATTAAACAACATGACCTCTACACCACTTAG